The Sphingobacteriales bacterium genome has a segment encoding these proteins:
- a CDS encoding cytochrome c oxidase subunit 3 family protein produces MSVHRDDAASKMGMWIFLFTELLLFGGLFLVYSIYRFMNAEAFAHAGSELDVFIGTVNTIVLITSSLTVALSISAIQKNKKKLALGLLWMTIVFALVFLVNKYFEWSHKIEHGLFPGMEHYMSLPPGEKLFFYLYYFMTGLHGLHVVVGSILLLFVIARIRQGRITHDNFVFHENGGLYWHLVDLIWIYLFPLFYLIH; encoded by the coding sequence ATGAGTGTACACAGAGACGATGCGGCCTCAAAAATGGGAATGTGGATATTCCTGTTTACCGAGCTGTTGCTCTTCGGAGGCCTGTTCCTTGTTTATTCCATTTACAGGTTCATGAATGCAGAGGCATTTGCCCATGCAGGCAGTGAACTCGATGTATTTATCGGAACTGTCAATACCATCGTACTGATCACCAGCAGTTTGACGGTAGCCCTTTCGATCAGTGCCATTCAGAAAAACAAAAAAAAGCTTGCTTTAGGCCTGCTGTGGATGACCATTGTTTTTGCCCTTGTTTTTCTGGTCAACAAATACTTTGAATGGAGTCATAAAATAGAGCATGGTTTGTTCCCCGGCATGGAACACTACATGAGCCTGCCTCCGGGAGAAAAACTTTTCTTTTATCTCTATTATTTCATGACAGGCCTGCACGGACTTCACGTTGTGGTGGGTAGTATTCTGCTGTTGTTTGTCATTGCACGTATCCGGCAGGGACGAATTACCCACGATAATTTTGTTTTCCACGAAAACGGTGGCCTTTACTGGCATCTGGTTGACCTGATCTGGATTTATCTTTTCCCCTTATTTTATCTGATCCATTAA
- the coxB gene encoding cytochrome c oxidase subunit II yields the protein MFSAVTDHVKNVDLAFAVIFGISMLFLLGITFFMVYFVIRYNKKRHPKPVDIKDNSRLEITWTVIPTILVLVMFIVGWLGYTPSRKVPAGAMEIKVTGRMWSWTFDYPNGKYSSNILVVPQGKAIKLNLYSPDVVHSFYVPAFRIKEDVVPGKENYMWFKADKTGEYDILCAEYCGLNHAYMLGTVKVVPEPEFMAWYNKKEADSANVEPLGLQIIKKNACIACHSLDGSKLVGPSFKNVFDSPKTVIADGKKKSIVPDEDYVRRSVYDPGAEVVEGFNKGTMVSYKDQITEDELKAIIEYLKQLHEKK from the coding sequence ATGTTTTCCGCAGTAACTGATCATGTCAAAAATGTTGACCTTGCTTTTGCAGTAATTTTCGGCATCAGCATGCTGTTTTTATTGGGAATAACCTTTTTTATGGTTTATTTTGTCATCAGATACAATAAAAAACGGCATCCCAAACCCGTTGATATAAAAGACAACAGCCGGCTGGAAATTACGTGGACGGTCATACCCACCATATTGGTACTGGTCATGTTTATCGTAGGCTGGCTGGGTTACACACCCTCACGCAAGGTACCTGCAGGTGCCATGGAAATTAAGGTAACAGGCAGGATGTGGAGCTGGACATTCGATTACCCGAACGGTAAATACAGCAGCAATATATTGGTGGTTCCGCAGGGAAAAGCCATCAAACTCAATCTGTATTCACCCGATGTGGTTCATAGCTTTTATGTGCCTGCTTTCAGAATTAAGGAAGATGTGGTGCCGGGAAAAGAAAACTACATGTGGTTCAAGGCTGATAAAACTGGCGAATATGATATTTTGTGTGCCGAATATTGCGGTCTGAATCATGCCTATATGCTCGGAACGGTCAAAGTAGTACCTGAACCAGAGTTCATGGCATGGTACAATAAAAAAGAAGCTGACAGTGCGAATGTCGAACCGCTGGGTCTCCAGATCATTAAAAAGAATGCCTGTATTGCCTGCCATTCATTGGATGGTTCAAAACTCGTTGGGCCCTCTTTCAAAAATGTGTTTGATTCCCCCAAAACGGTCATTGCTGACGGGAAAAAGAAAAGCATTGTGCCGGATGAAGACTACGTCAGGCGTTCTGTTTACGATCCGGGGGCAGAGGTTGTGGAAGGCTTTAACAAGGGCACCATGGTATCGTATAAGGATCAGATAACAGAAGATGAACTGAAGGCGATCATAGAATACCTTAA